A section of the Elizabethkingia anophelis R26 genome encodes:
- a CDS encoding endonuclease MutS2, with the protein MQVTKDNLSELEFPQLLEQIVPFAFSPKIAEQITHILPMPLDEARVSLTKVSEYTSSYENDNAIPFNEYEDIEAELKVMAIENYRLDTASFMKIKNISMMVGKLVVYFKKFNEYYPVLFSESQEIELTKEIIEKINNVFNRYGEVKSDASPDLEIIRKEISHARKAIQENFNRALTMYGQSDLLDDIRETIIDDQRVLAVKSGFKKRIPGRTLGVSKTGSITYIQPESVVKHQFRLRENEEEEKKEIDRILRQLTTEIAVFQPLLEEYQAYIFDIDLTQAKARFAHKVNGVLPEINEKKRLKLINAYHPLLWMRNQEEQKPIYSQTLELSEKNRIICISGPNAGGKSITLKTVGLLQLMIQSGILVPVHPKSEMFFFDKIRTDIGDNQSIENHLSTYSSRLKKMAGIIREADDNTLLLIDEFGTGSDPELGGALAEAFLEFFYDKNSFAIITTHYTNIKLVVEQLPHAINAAMLFDEETLEPMYKLEIGQAGSSFTFEVAEKNKIPRFIIKNAQKKVEHDIVNLDKTIVKLQQEKYEVEKLKSDLTERKESVEDKRDNLQKLNEQLQQKLFNFQKLYEEEHRKLQFGNRVESFIDGYVNGKSRKDIVKDFVKILEQEKYRRKETDKTTNDRLKVVKRKITQQLKKDEVKEKIAETNEKIEEKKQKERALWLKEGQRVRISGSTSVGTIEKISKNKVIVNYGTFKTTINADELERI; encoded by the coding sequence GTGCAAGTAACAAAAGACAATTTATCGGAATTAGAATTTCCGCAACTCTTAGAACAAATCGTTCCTTTTGCCTTTTCTCCGAAAATAGCAGAACAGATTACCCATATCTTACCTATGCCTTTGGATGAGGCCAGAGTAAGTCTTACTAAGGTATCGGAATATACATCGTCATACGAGAATGACAATGCCATCCCTTTTAATGAATACGAGGATATAGAAGCTGAACTAAAAGTAATGGCTATAGAAAACTATCGCCTGGATACAGCATCTTTCATGAAGATAAAAAATATCTCTATGATGGTTGGAAAACTCGTCGTTTACTTTAAAAAGTTCAACGAATATTACCCTGTGCTTTTTAGTGAGTCTCAGGAAATAGAGCTGACCAAGGAAATTATTGAGAAAATTAATAATGTATTCAATCGTTATGGTGAGGTGAAGTCTGATGCTTCTCCGGATTTAGAAATTATCCGCAAGGAGATCAGCCATGCAAGAAAAGCCATTCAGGAGAATTTCAACCGGGCATTAACTATGTATGGACAATCGGATCTGCTGGATGATATTCGTGAGACTATTATCGATGATCAAAGAGTATTGGCTGTAAAATCAGGGTTCAAGAAAAGAATCCCGGGCCGAACGCTTGGCGTTTCCAAAACGGGCTCCATTACCTATATACAACCTGAAAGTGTTGTGAAACATCAGTTCCGTCTTCGTGAAAATGAAGAAGAAGAGAAAAAAGAAATAGACAGGATTCTGCGCCAGCTTACTACAGAAATTGCGGTATTCCAACCTTTGCTGGAGGAATATCAGGCTTATATTTTTGATATTGACCTTACACAGGCTAAAGCCAGATTCGCGCATAAAGTGAATGGTGTACTTCCTGAAATCAATGAGAAGAAGAGGCTAAAACTTATCAATGCTTACCATCCATTGCTTTGGATGAGAAATCAGGAAGAGCAGAAGCCTATTTATTCGCAGACTCTTGAACTTTCTGAGAAAAACAGAATTATCTGTATTTCCGGGCCTAATGCAGGTGGAAAGTCTATTACATTGAAAACTGTAGGATTGCTACAATTAATGATTCAGAGTGGAATTCTGGTACCTGTACATCCTAAATCGGAGATGTTCTTCTTCGACAAAATACGTACAGATATCGGAGATAATCAGTCTATAGAAAATCACTTATCCACCTATTCTTCACGTCTGAAGAAAATGGCAGGTATTATTCGTGAGGCAGATGATAATACATTATTGTTAATTGATGAATTTGGAACAGGATCCGATCCTGAGCTTGGTGGTGCTTTGGCAGAAGCTTTTCTGGAATTCTTCTATGACAAGAATAGCTTTGCCATTATTACTACCCACTACACCAACATAAAGCTGGTTGTGGAACAGCTTCCGCATGCTATTAATGCAGCAATGCTTTTTGATGAAGAGACTCTGGAGCCTATGTATAAACTGGAAATTGGTCAGGCCGGAAGTTCATTTACATTTGAGGTAGCAGAGAAAAATAAGATACCAAGATTCATCATTAAAAATGCTCAGAAAAAGGTGGAGCATGACATTGTAAATCTTGATAAAACGATTGTAAAGCTGCAGCAAGAGAAATATGAGGTTGAAAAACTGAAATCTGATCTTACCGAAAGAAAGGAATCTGTAGAAGACAAACGTGACAATCTGCAAAAATTAAACGAGCAGCTTCAGCAGAAGCTCTTCAACTTTCAGAAATTGTATGAAGAGGAGCACCGTAAGCTACAGTTTGGAAATCGAGTAGAATCTTTTATCGATGGTTATGTAAACGGAAAGTCCCGAAAAGATATTGTAAAGGATTTTGTGAAGATTCTGGAACAGGAAAAATATCGCCGTAAAGAAACTGACAAGACTACCAATGACAGACTAAAAGTAGTAAAACGGAAGATTACCCAACAGCTGAAAAAGGATGAGGTGAAGGAAAAAATTGCGGAGACCAATGAAAAGATTGAAGAAAAGAAACAAAAAGAACGTGCTCTGTGGCTAAAAGAGGGTCAGCGTGTACGGATCTCCGGAAGTACAAGTGTGGGTACAATCGAAAAAATCTCTAAAAATAAAGTGATTGTAAATTACGGAACATTTAAGACCACCATAAATGCAGACGAATTAGAGAGAATTTAA
- a CDS encoding bacteriocin-like protein: MKTLKVNALKLKNQKALSREQMKSINGSAGNWCTYECCPEIPKPLCPGYKCPAVICPQ, translated from the coding sequence ATGAAAACATTAAAAGTAAACGCTTTAAAGCTTAAAAACCAAAAAGCATTGTCCAGAGAACAGATGAAAAGCATTAACGGAAGTGCTGGTAACTGGTGCACCTACGAGTGTTGCCCGGAAATACCTAAGCCTCTTTGCCCGGGATACAAATGCCCTGCAGTAATCTGTCCACAGTAG
- a CDS encoding alpha/beta hydrolase — translation MKALFNFILLLVFSHSLFAQNVIREKIFSAKMKKEISTIIVAPDIKPHQQYKTVYILHGYSGNPERTLKQDIPDLQAKAKAFNTIYILPDGNYNSWYVDSPVDQKSQYKTFIGSELVQYIDGHYPTKAEKKSRGIIGWSMGGFGALYIGTSFPEIFGIVGSSCGALDFRTFNEGYNNYQVDKVLGPLSSLGSDYILSDNTDKMLNTGQYYILDCGINDFFISKNQNFHQELLSKKIEHLYIESLGEHNTKYWSRALSNQLSLFENFFTHQ, via the coding sequence ATGAAGGCATTATTTAATTTCATCCTTTTATTGGTATTCTCACATTCACTTTTTGCACAAAACGTTATTCGTGAAAAAATCTTTAGCGCAAAGATGAAGAAAGAGATCAGCACCATTATTGTAGCTCCGGATATTAAACCTCATCAGCAATACAAAACGGTGTATATTCTTCATGGTTACAGTGGAAATCCTGAAAGAACGCTGAAACAGGATATTCCGGATTTACAGGCTAAAGCAAAAGCTTTTAATACCATTTATATTTTACCTGATGGTAATTACAACAGCTGGTATGTTGATAGTCCTGTAGATCAGAAGTCACAATACAAAACCTTTATAGGTTCAGAATTAGTACAGTATATCGATGGACACTATCCTACAAAAGCTGAAAAAAAATCCAGAGGAATTATTGGGTGGAGTATGGGAGGCTTCGGTGCTCTGTATATCGGGACTTCTTTTCCGGAAATATTCGGAATAGTAGGCAGCTCTTGTGGAGCTTTGGATTTCCGGACCTTCAATGAAGGTTACAACAATTATCAGGTAGATAAAGTTTTGGGTCCATTATCTTCTTTAGGTTCAGATTATATTTTGTCGGATAATACTGATAAAATGCTGAACACGGGACAATATTATATTCTGGACTGTGGAATAAATGATTTTTTTATCAGTAAAAATCAAAATTTTCATCAGGAGTTGCTTAGTAAAAAAATTGAACATCTTTACATAGAATCTTTAGGAGAGCACAATACCAAATACTGGAGTCGTGCTTTATCTAACCAACTATCATTGTTTGAAAACTTTTTTACTCATCAGTAA
- a CDS encoding Crp/Fnr family transcriptional regulator, whose product MQNFIEQINSYYPLSAETTDALLGISKEDCFKKNELLQKSGETARYYYFIKSGLVGYYTIDEDGEQVYKLFFAEKSFPAATVSIIKNEPGDFSIIALEDCTVIKYPAKEYRKLLTKYHDLALFHIRYLEQNWVVNKEPLEISLKHETAKQRYLKLLKEPDLYNRLKQYHIASYLGVTPTQLSRIRKEIKD is encoded by the coding sequence ATGCAGAACTTTATAGAACAGATTAATTCTTATTATCCTTTATCAGCTGAAACAACTGATGCATTATTGGGGATAAGTAAAGAAGATTGTTTTAAGAAAAATGAACTGCTGCAAAAATCCGGAGAAACAGCCCGCTATTATTATTTTATAAAATCCGGTCTGGTAGGTTATTATACTATAGATGAAGATGGAGAACAGGTTTACAAATTGTTTTTTGCAGAAAAAAGCTTTCCGGCAGCCACGGTTTCTATTATTAAAAATGAACCCGGAGATTTCAGTATTATAGCACTTGAAGATTGTACTGTTATAAAGTACCCGGCCAAAGAGTATCGAAAGCTGCTTACCAAATATCATGATTTGGCTCTGTTTCATATCCGTTATTTGGAACAAAACTGGGTAGTGAATAAAGAACCGTTGGAGATTTCACTAAAGCATGAAACAGCAAAACAGCGTTACCTGAAACTACTGAAAGAACCAGATTTATACAACAGGCTGAAGCAATATCATATTGCGTCTTATCTGGGAGTAACACCAACTCAGCTAAGTCGCATAAGAAAAGAAATAAAAGATTAA
- a CDS encoding HD domain-containing protein — protein MKLDKEIQFILAVDALKNVQRRNYNADDSRRENTAEHSWQIVILAQILYPYAKNKEQVDLLRVIRMLSIHDLVEINAGDTFLFDEELMKGKFEREKIAAQKIFGILDEPLQSEFYNMWIEFEEEETPDAIFACSIDRIMPFILNSNTSGKSWTEAGITETQVRNMLENAIKRASDEMGEAFDILLQKSIDEGKLVS, from the coding sequence ATGAAATTAGATAAGGAAATCCAGTTTATACTGGCTGTTGATGCACTAAAAAATGTGCAACGCAGAAACTACAATGCAGATGATTCCCGCAGAGAAAATACTGCCGAACACAGCTGGCAAATTGTAATCTTGGCACAAATTCTTTACCCATATGCAAAGAACAAAGAGCAGGTTGATTTACTAAGAGTCATCCGTATGCTTTCTATTCATGATCTGGTAGAAATAAATGCCGGAGATACATTTCTTTTCGACGAGGAGCTGATGAAAGGTAAGTTTGAACGTGAGAAAATTGCAGCCCAAAAAATCTTTGGAATATTAGATGAGCCTTTACAATCCGAGTTCTATAATATGTGGATAGAGTTTGAAGAAGAAGAAACTCCCGATGCAATCTTTGCATGCTCCATAGACCGGATTATGCCTTTTATCCTTAATTCTAATACCAGTGGAAAAAGTTGGACAGAAGCCGGAATTACAGAAACACAGGTTCGTAATATGCTGGAAAATGCAATTAAGCGTGCTTCAGATGAAATGGGCGAAGCATTCGACATCCTATTGCAGAAAAGTATTGATGAAGGGAAGCTCGTAAGCTAA
- a CDS encoding PadR family transcriptional regulator → MNTENTKAQMRKGILEFCILSLINKREMYVSDLIDELKKGKLDVVEGTLYPLLTRLKNGEFLSYRWEESTSGPPRKYYEITEKGKLFLSELQNTWTELTDSVNQITKSQDNE, encoded by the coding sequence ATGAATACAGAGAATACCAAAGCGCAAATGCGAAAAGGCATCTTAGAGTTCTGTATTTTAAGTCTTATCAATAAAAGAGAAATGTATGTATCTGATCTTATTGATGAGCTGAAAAAAGGAAAACTAGATGTTGTGGAAGGCACACTTTACCCGTTGCTAACCCGTCTGAAAAACGGAGAATTTCTCTCCTACCGTTGGGAAGAGTCTACAAGTGGCCCCCCACGAAAATATTATGAAATAACTGAGAAAGGAAAATTATTCCTGAGCGAATTACAAAACACATGGACGGAATTAACAGATTCTGTTAACCAAATAACAAAAAGCCAAGACAATGAATAA
- a CDS encoding PspC domain-containing protein, translating into MNKTLSIGLAGFSFTIEEHAYIKLNDYLAALRRSMEPEEANEVMQDIEMRIVEIFKSRLGKREVVNDEDVEAIIALIGTPEQIDEQEQEYTSKEKSGSSRASGSGFSRDKQLFRDPETKMIGGVSGGLAGYLGVDIVWIRLAFVLLLFAKGFGALIYIILWIVVPKAKTAGDFLKMRGKPLNFDNLKEQSNKVVQFATDSSEKVNQFYQNNKGQANDVGNAFLKALSIIFGLFTSAIAVSFFLGSIAVLFGGLSFGEGAIDIPENINFYFNDGVTGSAIIFFGFLSMFIPAIIFTLISLKLFSPNLKIKYMGYLIATLVLCWIVLIGFIGYSASKANFRFNGHNEETENISINTKSDSIILDSKKVIIPENFKSYISDIYSDKKTIFEETYPYVQIERKDVAAPYLIIEKSANGYNKPLQMKLPIEVIDNKILLPNYFSYNYDNRFRHYRIEYKLVVPKKMKVITAPGADVSINEKDNDDDDSFNGNISISTTGNEDAPDSIIVNGKKVAVDDIKIGKSDDDKKIKIDKDSIKEVNVSISNGKKEVKIKTK; encoded by the coding sequence ATGAATAAAACACTATCAATAGGACTTGCAGGTTTCTCTTTCACAATCGAGGAACACGCCTATATAAAGCTTAATGATTACCTAGCAGCACTTCGTCGTTCTATGGAGCCTGAGGAAGCTAATGAGGTAATGCAGGATATAGAAATGCGTATTGTAGAGATCTTCAAAAGCAGACTTGGTAAACGCGAAGTGGTTAACGATGAAGATGTGGAGGCAATAATTGCCCTTATCGGTACACCGGAACAGATTGATGAACAAGAGCAGGAGTATACTTCCAAAGAAAAGAGCGGAAGCTCCAGAGCCAGTGGAAGTGGCTTCAGCAGAGACAAACAACTATTCCGTGATCCTGAAACAAAAATGATCGGAGGTGTATCCGGAGGTTTGGCTGGTTATCTTGGAGTAGATATCGTATGGATTCGTCTGGCTTTTGTACTGTTGCTTTTCGCAAAAGGTTTCGGAGCACTTATTTATATTATTTTATGGATTGTTGTTCCTAAAGCAAAAACGGCAGGTGACTTCTTAAAAATGAGAGGTAAGCCTCTAAATTTTGATAACCTGAAAGAGCAAAGTAACAAAGTTGTACAGTTTGCAACAGACTCTTCTGAAAAAGTAAATCAGTTTTATCAGAATAATAAAGGGCAAGCAAACGATGTAGGAAATGCTTTTCTAAAAGCTCTTTCTATAATCTTTGGATTATTTACTTCAGCAATTGCAGTATCATTTTTCTTAGGAAGTATTGCAGTATTATTTGGAGGGCTCTCTTTTGGAGAAGGGGCTATAGATATTCCTGAAAACATCAACTTTTACTTTAACGATGGTGTAACAGGTAGCGCAATTATCTTCTTCGGATTCCTGAGCATGTTTATTCCTGCCATTATCTTTACATTGATTTCACTGAAATTATTCAGTCCGAATCTGAAGATAAAATACATGGGATACCTTATTGCAACACTTGTATTATGCTGGATTGTACTTATTGGTTTCATTGGTTACTCTGCATCTAAAGCTAATTTCAGATTCAACGGACACAATGAAGAAACAGAAAATATTTCAATCAATACCAAATCTGATAGTATAATACTGGACAGCAAAAAAGTTATTATTCCGGAAAACTTCAAATCATACATCAGCGATATTTATTCTGATAAGAAAACAATTTTCGAAGAAACTTATCCTTATGTACAAATTGAAAGAAAGGATGTTGCTGCACCATATCTGATTATAGAAAAATCAGCAAACGGTTACAACAAACCATTACAGATGAAGCTTCCGATAGAAGTGATCGATAATAAAATCTTATTACCAAATTACTTCTCTTATAACTATGATAACAGATTCCGTCACTACAGAATAGAATACAAACTTGTAGTACCAAAGAAAATGAAAGTAATAACTGCACCGGGTGCTGACGTTAGCATTAATGAAAAGGATAATGACGATGATGACAGCTTCAATGGTAACATCTCTATCAGTACCACTGGTAATGAAGATGCTCCTGATAGTATTATCGTAAATGGTAAAAAAGTAGCTGTTGATGATATTAAAATCGGAAAGTCTGACGACGATAAGAAAATAAAAATAGACAAAGATTCTATTAAAGAAGTGAACGTAAGCATCAGCAACGGTAAAAAAGAGGTTAAAATAAAAACCAAGTAA
- a CDS encoding 1-acyl-sn-glycerol-3-phosphate acyltransferase → MKKFIGSTLLKLLGWKVKLDGDLKNLDRCILVEAPHTSNWDYLLGIMVYWKYGKRLKVIIKDSHTKAFYGGIIKSIGAIGIDRSQKNDLINVIAREFEKDDFSLVITPEGSRSYAKKWKLGFYHMALQAKVPIVLASGDYKYKEIKIGHMISYEDLTTRSFESVMDEIENYFKDINAKYPENYNPKIY, encoded by the coding sequence ATGAAAAAATTTATTGGTAGTACTCTTCTTAAATTACTAGGATGGAAAGTTAAGTTAGATGGTGATCTTAAAAATCTGGATCGTTGTATTCTGGTAGAAGCACCACATACATCTAACTGGGATTATCTGCTGGGAATTATGGTATACTGGAAGTATGGAAAACGTCTGAAAGTAATTATTAAAGACTCTCACACCAAAGCTTTCTACGGGGGTATTATTAAATCTATCGGAGCTATTGGTATAGACCGCTCTCAGAAGAACGACCTTATTAATGTTATTGCAAGGGAATTCGAAAAAGACGATTTCAGTCTTGTAATTACTCCGGAAGGCTCCCGCTCCTATGCAAAAAAATGGAAACTTGGTTTCTATCATATGGCATTACAGGCTAAAGTACCTATTGTTCTGGCTTCAGGAGACTACAAATACAAAGAGATTAAAATAGGCCATATGATTTCTTATGAAGATCTTACTACAAGATCTTTCGAAAGCGTAATGGATGAAATCGAAAACTATTTCAAGGATATAAATGCAAAATATCCTGAAAACTACAACCCTAAGATCTACTAA
- a CDS encoding PaaI family thioesterase produces MTKEEQLQALNDWNRNTLLQTLDIKFTDVGDDFLVATMPVTPVVHQPLGMLHGGASAALAESLGSCLSNIVLDRSVNAAVGTNLNCNHLKSKKEGMVTGTARLIRKGRTQHFTEIEIRDEKGDLICHSTMTNVVINVR; encoded by the coding sequence ATGACGAAGGAAGAACAGCTACAAGCGTTAAACGACTGGAACAGAAACACCTTACTACAGACACTGGATATAAAATTCACAGATGTTGGTGATGACTTCCTGGTAGCAACAATGCCTGTAACACCTGTTGTACATCAGCCTTTAGGAATGCTACATGGCGGAGCCAGTGCTGCATTGGCCGAAAGTTTAGGTTCATGTTTGTCCAATATTGTACTGGACAGATCTGTAAACGCAGCTGTAGGCACTAATCTAAACTGTAATCACCTTAAATCTAAAAAAGAAGGAATGGTTACCGGAACCGCAAGACTTATTCGTAAAGGAAGAACGCAGCATTTTACTGAAATAGAAATAAGAGACGAGAAAGGAGATTTAATCTGCCATTCTACAATGACCAATGTGGTAATTAATGTCAGGTGA
- a CDS encoding chorismate-binding protein, which produces MILFKFPFKEVFYTLNNNTPLENTIRFHSFDNLREIIFSGSYQPITKEEILNLNITSQNLQQEYQSPPESKDEYISRIENVIGIIKDNQLPKVVISRQKWVPISEHETIDLGSTFLKLCKDYPNAFIHLFADKDEAWIGATPEVLGQYNKITKDFETMSLAGTLPVSEEWSEKEIEEQKPVSTYIQSVLGRYSQQVKISPVYDHISGNIKHLRNDFKAVINRHNISDLIKELHPTPAVCGVPKEQCSEIIKNNEKYNRAFYAGYIQTEQDNEITCFVNLRCAQLFRNGILLYAGGGITALSEPEKEWKETEMKADAVLQRLTFLGT; this is translated from the coding sequence GTGATACTTTTTAAATTTCCTTTTAAAGAGGTTTTTTATACTCTTAACAACAATACACCTCTTGAAAATACAATCAGATTCCATTCTTTTGATAATCTGAGAGAAATTATATTTAGTGGTTCTTATCAGCCAATTACAAAAGAAGAAATTCTGAACCTTAATATTACAAGCCAAAACCTTCAGCAGGAATATCAAAGCCCTCCTGAGAGCAAGGATGAATATATATCCCGCATAGAAAACGTAATCGGAATTATTAAGGATAATCAGTTGCCAAAGGTTGTAATATCGCGACAAAAATGGGTTCCTATTTCGGAACATGAAACAATAGATCTTGGCAGTACTTTCCTGAAGCTATGCAAAGACTATCCTAATGCATTTATACACCTTTTTGCAGATAAAGATGAAGCATGGATAGGTGCTACACCTGAAGTACTTGGGCAATACAATAAAATTACCAAAGACTTTGAAACGATGAGCCTGGCAGGAACACTACCTGTGTCGGAAGAATGGTCTGAAAAAGAAATAGAGGAACAAAAGCCTGTAAGTACTTATATACAATCTGTACTCGGCCGATATTCTCAACAGGTGAAAATCAGTCCTGTATATGATCACATATCAGGGAATATAAAACACCTGCGCAATGATTTTAAAGCAGTAATTAATAGACATAATATTTCTGATCTTATTAAAGAGCTACACCCTACTCCTGCGGTATGCGGTGTTCCGAAAGAACAATGTTCTGAAATTATTAAAAATAATGAGAAATATAACAGAGCATTTTATGCCGGTTATATTCAGACCGAACAAGATAATGAGATAACCTGCTTTGTAAATCTGCGGTGTGCACAGCTTTTCCGCAACGGCATTTTACTTTATGCCGGTGGTGGAATTACAGCTCTGAGTGAGCCTGAAAAGGAATGGAAGGAAACCGAGATGAAAGCTGACGCTGTATTGCAGCGCCTAACCTTTCTTGGTACTTAG
- a CDS encoding MarC family protein, whose amino-acid sequence MLEDISIKEIMTSFMVLFAVIDIIGSIPVIVGLKQKFGKIEAEKASIVAGCIMISFLFIGDKILKLIGVDVNSFAIAGAFVIFIIAVEMILGIEINKPGKVNSASIVPIAFPLIAGAGSLTTILSLRSGFHDINIILGIVLNIILIYVVLRSANWMEQKLGDASLQVLQKIFGIILLAISIKLFTANFAQLIKNYINF is encoded by the coding sequence ATGCTTGAAGATATTTCAATTAAAGAGATCATGACCTCCTTCATGGTTTTATTTGCCGTAATAGACATTATTGGCTCAATTCCTGTTATTGTAGGTCTGAAACAAAAATTTGGTAAGATTGAAGCAGAAAAAGCTTCTATTGTTGCCGGATGTATTATGATCTCCTTTTTATTTATCGGTGATAAAATACTTAAGCTGATCGGCGTGGATGTGAATTCATTTGCAATAGCCGGAGCTTTTGTTATTTTTATTATTGCAGTTGAAATGATCTTGGGAATAGAGATTAATAAACCCGGAAAAGTAAATTCGGCTTCTATTGTTCCAATTGCTTTTCCTTTAATTGCCGGTGCCGGTTCTTTAACTACAATCCTTTCGCTCAGATCGGGATTTCACGATATTAATATTATCCTGGGAATTGTCCTGAATATTATTCTTATCTATGTGGTACTGAGGTCTGCAAACTGGATGGAGCAGAAGCTTGGAGATGCATCTCTGCAGGTTTTACAAAAAATCTTCGGAATTATTCTTTTAGCTATCTCTATTAAATTATTTACAGCTAACTTTGCACAGTTGATCAAGAACTATATCAACTTTTAA
- a CDS encoding BatD family protein produces MNRVFLYILFLLTGLQIHAQVEVDVVMDEKPSYKIGQEIPIVFIATSKSSLDVRMKLPYFDPKKYDVSLPATNTEYFLDDKGVSLTRFSALVVVKPKVPGALKIGSALARVDNVMYKSDAKDIFVKNEKYVENRPPIRNNNEVYIRTNVTDNDIYVNQATMAVVTAYSRNMNSLDNVEEVQLPPAQGIRYYRVGDSNGEVNDHEEEYSMRMAVYLLFPEEAGRTIIPPASAKVVQGGSATKIKANSVSLNVKPLPENAPADFQNAVGKYDAKVAVKTPGDLEINKPVSVEVKLSGVGNLKDVHLPKFANSEYYSVFKPKINYNVKPSGSKGFKGELTANYIIVPKKQGNLPIALEGFSYFDPEDKKYKQVALSTIPLFVQTPEQLASDKSTVEKVMENTASVLNQKVKLPVIAQVDADHSFVPKSSENIPVWLLFVALAFVAFFLYFFYKIYSSNKAVSPTGKNYSPHFKPVTNVEDSEKQIREEMSVDIPAHLQYLDTLIKQKDYSGFFNAYTEMNAELEHDIDIHHNMSVLDYIEDTFGRTDMETFKEVQSRVELMKFSPFKEEDSMNDLLQQIHSVYVKIEK; encoded by the coding sequence ATGAACCGAGTGTTCCTTTACATATTATTTCTGTTAACCGGCCTGCAGATTCATGCGCAGGTTGAGGTTGACGTGGTTATGGATGAGAAACCAAGTTATAAAATTGGTCAGGAAATTCCTATTGTCTTTATTGCAACTTCCAAATCTTCTCTTGATGTCCGGATGAAGCTTCCATATTTTGATCCTAAGAAATATGATGTGTCACTTCCTGCTACTAATACAGAATATTTCTTGGATGACAAAGGTGTTTCACTAACCCGTTTTTCTGCTTTGGTTGTTGTAAAGCCTAAAGTGCCAGGTGCACTGAAAATAGGCAGTGCATTGGCCAGAGTAGATAATGTAATGTATAAAAGTGATGCTAAAGACATCTTTGTTAAGAATGAAAAATATGTAGAAAACAGACCTCCTATCCGTAACAATAATGAAGTTTACATTCGCACAAATGTTACTGATAATGATATCTATGTAAACCAGGCTACAATGGCAGTGGTAACTGCATACAGCAGAAATATGAACAGTCTGGATAATGTTGAAGAAGTTCAGCTTCCGCCTGCACAAGGTATTCGCTATTACAGAGTAGGAGACAGCAATGGTGAGGTAAATGATCACGAAGAAGAATACTCCATGAGAATGGCTGTTTATCTTTTGTTTCCGGAAGAAGCGGGCAGAACAATTATTCCTCCTGCCAGTGCCAAAGTAGTACAAGGTGGGAGTGCTACAAAAATTAAGGCAAATAGTGTAAGCCTGAATGTAAAACCTTTACCGGAAAATGCACCTGCAGATTTTCAGAATGCCGTTGGGAAATACGATGCAAAAGTCGCAGTGAAAACTCCGGGTGATCTTGAAATAAATAAACCGGTGAGTGTTGAAGTGAAGTTATCCGGTGTAGGAAACCTGAAAGATGTACATTTGCCGAAATTTGCTAATTCTGAATATTACAGTGTATTCAAACCTAAAATAAATTACAATGTAAAACCTTCAGGTAGCAAAGGTTTTAAAGGAGAGCTTACAGCTAATTATATTATAGTACCTAAGAAGCAAGGGAATCTTCCAATTGCTTTAGAAGGTTTCTCTTACTTTGATCCTGAAGATAAGAAATATAAACAAGTGGCTTTGTCTACAATACCATTATTTGTTCAGACACCTGAACAACTGGCATCTGACAAGTCTACTGTAGAAAAAGTTATGGAAAATACAGCAAGTGTGCTTAATCAGAAAGTAAAATTACCAGTTATTGCTCAGGTCGATGCTGATCATAGTTTCGTGCCGAAAAGTTCAGAGAATATACCTGTTTGGTTATTATTTGTAGCATTAGCATTTGTAGCATTCTTCCTTTATTTCTTCTATAAAATTTACAGTTCCAATAAAGCAGTTTCTCCAACCGGAAAAAATTATTCTCCGCATTTCAAACCTGTAACTAATGTTGAAGATTCCGAAAAGCAGATTCGCGAAGAAATGTCTGTAGACATTCCTGCGCATCTTCAATATTTGGATACATTAATTAAGCAAAAAGATTATTCCGGCTTTTTTAATGCTTATACAGAAATGAATGCTGAGCTTGAACACGATATTGATATTCACCACAATATGTCGGTATTGGATTATATTGAAGATACCTTCGGAAGAACTGATATGGAAACTTTCAAAGAGGTACAGAGTCGTGTAGAATTGATGAAATTCTCTCCGTTTAAAGAAGAAGACTCAATGAATGATCTTTTACAGCAGATTCATTCTGTATATGTGAAAATTGAAAAATAG